In Apium graveolens cultivar Ventura unplaced genomic scaffold, ASM990537v1 ctg866, whole genome shotgun sequence, a single genomic region encodes these proteins:
- the LOC141705229 gene encoding large ribosomal subunit protein eL33w-like translates to MVKGRQGERVRLYVRGTILGYKRSKSNQYPNTSLVQIEGVNTKEEVSWYQGKRVAYIYKAKVKVGGSHYRCIWGKVIRPHGNTGIVRAKFTSNLPPKSMGSRVRVMMYPSNI, encoded by the exons ATGGTGAAGGGCAGACAAGGCGAGCGTGTTAG GCTCTATGTACGAGGAACAATCTTGGGTTACAAGAGATCAAAATCAAACCAGTACCCAAACACATCTTTAGTTCAGATAGAAGGTGTCAACACTAAAGAAGAGGTTTCATGGTACCAAGGAAAGCGTGTGGCTTACATTTACAAAGCCAAAGTTAAGGTTGGTGGGTCCCATTATCGTTGTATTTGGGGTAAGGTTATTAGGCCTCATGGTAACACTGGTATTGTTCGTGCTAAGTTCACCTCCAATCTGCCTCCTAAGTCCATG GGATCGAGGGTCAGGGTCATGATGTACCCGAGCAACATATGA
- the LOC141705228 gene encoding putative sugar phosphate/phosphate translocator At3g11320, with protein sequence MSAITGNRFFTVGLVSAWYLSNIGVLLLNKYLLSNYGFKYPIFLTMCHMIACSLLSYIAVAWMELVPRQMIRSRVQFFKISALSFVFCASVVSGNISLRYLPVSLNRAIGATTPFFTAVFAYLITMKTESQLVYATLVPVVTGAIIASGGESSFHFFGLLMCVAATAGRALKTVLQGVLLSSEGEKLNSMNLLLYMAPIAVVLLLPVTLYIEGNVVNITLALASVDFMIVWYLLFNSVLAYFVNLANFLVTMHTSALTLQVLGNAKGAVAVVVSILIFQNPVSVTGMLGHALTVFGVILYSEAKKRSKCDIGLDKKVPLTGGKG encoded by the exons ATGTCAGCAATAACGGGGAACCGATTCTTCACAGTCGGCCTCGTATCAGCATGGTACTTATCAAACATTGGGGTTTTATTGCTGAACAAATATCTGTTAAGCAACTATGGATTTAAGTATCCAATTTTTTTGACTATGTGTCACATGATAGCCTGTTCATTATTGAGCTACATAGCTGTTGCATGGATGGAGCTGGTTCCTCGGCAAATGATCCGATCACGGGTTCAGTTCTTTAAGATTTCTGCACTTAGTTTTGTCTTCTGTGCTTCTGTTGTGAGTGGAAACATCTCGCTCAGGTATTTGCCTGTGTCGTTAAATCGGGCTATTGGAGCCACCACGCCATTTTTTACTGCTGTATTTGCATATTTGATCACCATGAAGACGGAGTCTCAGCTCGTATATGCCACTCTTGTTCCGGTAGTCACTGGAGCCATAATTGCTAGCGGG GGGGAGTCAAGTTTCCATTTCTTTGGATTATTAATGTGTGTTGCTGCTACGGCTGGTAGAGCACTCAAAACGGTGCTCCAAGGGGTCCTGCTTTCTTCGGAAGG GGAAAAGTTGAATTCTATGAATCTCCTTCTATACATGGCTCCTATAGCTGTTGTTCTACTACTTCCTGTAACACTTTACATAGAAGGAAATGTGGTTAATATTACATTAGCTCTTGCAAGCGTTGATTTCATGATCGTGTGGTACCTGCTATTCAACTCGGTGCTTGCTTATTTTGTGAATTTGGCCAACTTTTTGGTCACAATGCACACCAGTGCTCTGACTCTCCAG GTCTTGGGGAATGCTAAAGGGGCAGTAGCGGTGGTTGTCTCCATATTGATTTTTCAAAACCCCGTATCAGTAACAGGAATGCTTGGGCATGCACTTACAGTTTTTGGGGTTATCCTCTACAGCGAAGCCAAAAAACGTAGCAAATGTGACATTGGCTTGGATAAAAAAGTTCCTTTAACTGGGGGGAAGGGGTGA
- the LOC141705225 gene encoding putative sugar phosphate/phosphate translocator At3g11320, whose product MSEMTGSRFYTIWLISAWYSSNIGVLLLNKYLLSNYGFKYPFFLTMCHMTACSLLSYVAVAWMELVPMQTIRSWVQFFKISALSFVFCASVVSGNISLRYLPVSFNQAIGATTPFFTAVFAYLITMNTEALLVYATLVPVVTGVIIASGGEPSFHLFGFIMCVGATAGRALKTVLQGVLLSSEEEKLNSMNLLLYMAPIAVALLLPVTLYMEGNVVGITLALASIDFRIVWYLLFNSTLAYFANLANFMVTKHTSALTLQVLGNAKGAVAVVVSILIFKNPVSVTGMLGYALTVFGVILYSEAKKRSK is encoded by the exons ATGTCAGAAATGACAGGGAGCCGATTCTACACAATCTGGCTCATATCAGCATGGTACTCATCAAACATTGGGGTTTTGTTGCTTAACAAATATCTATTGAGCAACTATGGATTTAAGTACCCATTCTTCTTAACTATGTGTCACATGACAGCTTGTTCATTGCTGAGTTACGTAGCTGTTGCGTGGATGGAGCTGGTTCCTATGCAAACGATCCGATCATGGGTTCAGTTCTTTAAGATTTCTGCACTGAGTTTTGTGTTCTGTGCCTCTGTTGTGAGTGGAAACATTTCACTGAGGTATTTGCCAGTGTCGTTTAATCAGGCTATTGGAGCCACTACACCATTTTTTACTGCTGTGTTTGCATATTTGATCACCATGAATACGGAGGCTCTGCTCGTTTATGCCACTCTTGTTCCCGTAGTCACTGGAGTCATAATTGCTAGCGGG GGGGAGCCAAGTTTCCATCTCTTTGGTTTTATAATGTGTGTTGGTGCTACGGCCGGTAGAGCACTCAAAACAGTGCTCCAAGGAGTCTTGCTTTCTTCAGAAGA GGAGAAGTTGAATTCTATGAATCTCCTCCTATACATGGCTCCAATAGCTGTTGCTCTGCTGCTTCCTGTAACACTTTATATGGAAGGAAATGTGGTCGGTATCACATTAGCTCTCGCAAGCATTGATTTCAGGATCGTGTGGTACCTATTATTCAACTCGACGCTTGCATATTTTGCGAATTTGGCCAACTTCATGGTAACGAAGCACACCAGTGCTCTGACTCTCCAg GTCCTGGGGAATGCTAAAGGAGCAGTAGCGGTGGTTGTCTCCATACTGATTTTCAAGAATCCGGTATCAGTAACAGGAATGCTAGGCTATGCACTTACAGTTTTCGGGGTCATCCTCTACAGCGAAGCCAAAAAACGTAGCAAATGA